In Brassica rapa cultivar Chiifu-401-42 chromosome A06, CAAS_Brap_v3.01, whole genome shotgun sequence, a single window of DNA contains:
- the LOC117126287 gene encoding LOW QUALITY PROTEIN: uncharacterized protein LOC117126287 (The sequence of the model RefSeq protein was modified relative to this genomic sequence to represent the inferred CDS: substituted 1 base at 1 genomic stop codon): MVPVLQINPTRLIQYTNRRHRGRSTTPRNQQHENFLQKDSFSFFFFGIGTNXNGWNNKHPSRPYFGYPYNH; this comes from the coding sequence ATGGTTCCCGTATTACAGATCAATCCTACTAGACTAATACAATATACGAATAGGAGGCACAGGGGAAGAAGCACTACGCCGAGAAATCAACAACacgaaaactttcttcaaaaagattccttttctttcttcttctttgggaTTGGGACTAATTAAAATGGTTGGAACAATAAACATCCATCTCGTCCGTACTTTGGATACCCGTATAACCATTGA
- the LOC117126101 gene encoding photosystem II D2 protein translates to MNRRIAMTIALGTTFVTSWYTHGLASSYLEGCNFLTAAVSTPANSLAHSLLLLWGPEAQGDFTRWCQLGGLWAFVALHGAFALIGFMLRQFELARSVQLRPYNAIAFSGPIAVFVSVFLIYPLGQSGWFFAPSFGVAAIFRFILFFQGFHNWTLNPFHMMGVAGVLGAALLCAIHGATVENTLFEDGDGANTFRAFNPTQAEETYSMVTANRFWSQIFGVAFSNKRWLHFFMLFVPVTGLWMSALGVVGLALNLRAYDFVSQEIRAAEDPEFETFYTKNILLNEGIRAWMAAQDQPHENLIFPEEVLPRGNAL, encoded by the exons ATGAATAGGAGGATCGCTATGACTATAGCCCTTG GTACAACCTTTGTAACTTCATGGTATACTCATGGATTGGCTAGTTCCTATTTAGAAGGTTGCAATTTTTTAACCGCTGCAGTTTCTACTCCTGCTAATAGTTTAGCGCATTCTTTGTTGTTACTGTGGGGTCCTGAAGCACAAGGAGATTTTACTCGTTGGTGTCAATTAGGCGGTCTGTGGGCTTTTGTTGCTCTCCACGGTGCTTTCGCATTAATAGGTTTTATGTTACGTCAATTTGAACTTGCTCGATCTGTTCAATTGCGACCTTATAATGCAATCGCATTCTCTGGTCCAATTGCTGTTTTTGTTTCTGTCTTTCTAATTTATCCACTAGGTCAATCTGGTTGGTTCTTTGCGCCTAGTTTTGGTGTAGCGGCTATATTTCGATTCATCCTCTTTTTCCAAGGGTTTCATAATTGGACATTGAACCCATTTCATATGATGGGAGTCGCTGGTGTACTGGGCGCGGCTCTGTTATGCGCTATTCATGGTGCTACTGTAGAAAATACTTTATTTGAAGATGGTGATGGTGCAAATACATTCCGTGCTTTTAACCCAACTCAAGCCGAAGAAACTTATTCAATGGTCACCGCTAACCGCTTTTGGTCACAAATCTTTGGGGTTGCTTTTTCCAATAAACGTTGGTTACATTTCTTTATGTTATTTGTACCAGTAACTGGTTTATGGATGAGTGCTCTTGGAGTAGTCGGTCTAGCTTTGAACCTACGTGCCTATGACTTCGTTTCCCAGGAAATCCGTGCAGCGGAAGATCCGGAATTTGAGACTTTCTATactaaaaatattcttttaaacgAAGGTATTCGCGCTTGGATGGCGGCTCAAGATCAGCCTCATGAAAACCTTATATTCCCTGAGGAGGTTCTACCACGTGGAAACGCTCTTTAA
- the LOC117126102 gene encoding uncharacterized protein LOC117126102: MRQSMNMMAVEQVCPHRLVVQDISLSRRQRGFDFPWG, encoded by the exons ATGAGGCAATCTATGAA TATGATGGCGGTTGAGCAAGTATGCCCCCATCGTCTAGTGGTTCAGGACATCTCTCTTTCAAGGAGGCAGCGGGGATTCGACTTCCCCTGGGGGTAG